The following proteins come from a genomic window of Salinicoccus sp. RF5:
- a CDS encoding TRAP transporter large permease, giving the protein MMALLLFGLFFLLMILRIPIAFSLAISSMIYLFVNGIPLNIVPQRMFGGLNSFVLICIPGFILAGNLMNASGITERIIKFADSLLGHIRGGLGLANVGASLGFAGISGTALADTASIGSVMIPAMKKRGYDAKFAAAVTSSSSTVGPIIPPSLPLIIVGTLATVSIGDLFIAGAIPGFMLGLGLMIPTYLISVKRGYPKEPRVPIKGIAKDFFGAFWAIMMVVIILYGILGGFFTPTEASIIAVVYAFLVGLFIYKDLKIKSVPNVILTSMVQTASIMMLVAFANLFGWILTSEGIPGMVANTILSISGNDVIAILLILLLLLIVGTFMETIAALVILFPVLLPVASQVGMDPIQFGIVMVLGLVIGLSTPPVGVCLFVAASIGKVGILTVSKELLPFLFVSIIVLLLVAFIPSITLFLPNLFE; this is encoded by the coding sequence ATGATGGCGTTATTACTTTTTGGTCTATTCTTTCTATTAATGATATTGCGGATTCCAATAGCATTCAGTTTGGCTATTTCGTCTATGATATATCTTTTCGTAAATGGCATTCCACTCAATATTGTTCCTCAGAGAATGTTTGGAGGACTTAATTCCTTTGTTCTTATTTGTATTCCCGGCTTTATACTGGCGGGTAATCTGATGAATGCGAGTGGTATTACAGAAAGAATCATCAAGTTTGCAGACAGCCTTCTTGGTCATATAAGAGGAGGTCTAGGTTTGGCCAACGTAGGTGCTTCTCTTGGTTTTGCCGGGATATCTGGTACTGCACTGGCAGATACTGCAAGTATAGGTTCTGTGATGATTCCTGCGATGAAAAAAAGAGGATATGATGCAAAGTTTGCAGCTGCAGTTACATCATCATCTTCTACGGTAGGTCCCATCATCCCACCTTCATTGCCCCTTATCATAGTAGGTACATTGGCAACAGTTTCAATAGGCGACCTGTTCATAGCAGGAGCAATCCCTGGTTTCATGCTGGGGCTGGGGCTGATGATTCCTACATATTTGATATCAGTAAAAAGAGGATATCCTAAAGAACCGAGAGTACCTATAAAAGGCATTGCTAAAGATTTCTTCGGAGCCTTCTGGGCAATTATGATGGTGGTCATCATACTCTATGGAATTCTTGGAGGCTTCTTCACTCCTACTGAAGCATCAATTATAGCGGTAGTTTATGCCTTCTTGGTTGGGTTATTCATTTACAAAGACTTGAAAATAAAGTCTGTGCCAAACGTTATACTTACCTCAATGGTTCAGACTGCTTCAATAATGATGCTTGTGGCATTTGCTAACCTCTTCGGTTGGATCTTAACGAGTGAAGGCATTCCAGGGATGGTTGCAAACACAATATTGTCCATTAGTGGTAACGATGTAATAGCAATACTGCTAATACTATTACTATTATTAATAGTAGGTACTTTCATGGAAACGATTGCTGCGCTTGTTATTCTATTCCCTGTGCTTTTACCTGTAGCATCACAGGTGGGTATGGATCCAATCCAGTTTGGGATTGTCATGGTTCTAGGACTGGTTATAGGACTATCGACACCACCAGTGGGTGTATGTCTTTTTGTGGCTGCGAGTATCGGAAAAGTCGGCATTTTAACTGTAAGTAAAGAGTTGTTACCGTTTCTGTTCGTAAGTATTATCGTCCTACTCCTTGTAGCCTTTATCCCATCCATTACATTATTCTTACCGAATTTATTTGAATAG
- a CDS encoding LacI family DNA-binding transcriptional regulator: protein MKKITIKDVAKRAGVSVSTVSQYLNKRYHYMSDATKHRIDVAIKELDYEPNFLARNLKSKSTKTIGIIVANILHHFSTSITRSIEDYCDSNGYHLIICNADDDSEKEKKYIQNLISKQVDGLIIFPTFGNEQLYQQLLDKKYPIVFIDRYIKGLNVPTFKLDNTSAIQKSYDYLMKFKLNRIYYISTSLDKNITPRIERMETFKSIQEKTNDLNEHIIISEDVANLKEAISRNMDLSVDRNGVILANDFALAEFLSFTTGQKLPLHEKFKLVSIDDIQLAQLYQPPISTIKQPIETISENALNCLLQQIKNEKHTYDLINEYEPVLIER, encoded by the coding sequence ATGAAAAAAATCACAATTAAAGATGTGGCAAAAAGAGCAGGGGTCTCTGTTAGTACAGTTTCCCAATACCTCAATAAGAGATATCACTACATGAGTGATGCAACAAAACATAGAATAGATGTCGCTATAAAAGAACTGGATTACGAACCAAATTTTCTAGCAAGAAATTTGAAAAGTAAGTCTACAAAAACAATTGGAATCATCGTAGCTAATATTCTTCATCATTTTTCTACCTCCATTACAAGAAGCATAGAAGATTATTGTGATAGTAATGGATATCATCTTATTATTTGCAATGCAGATGATGACTCTGAAAAAGAGAAGAAATACATACAAAATTTGATATCCAAGCAAGTTGACGGATTAATTATATTTCCTACCTTTGGTAACGAACAGCTGTATCAGCAGCTATTAGATAAAAAGTATCCTATTGTCTTTATTGATCGTTATATAAAAGGCCTAAATGTACCAACCTTTAAATTGGATAACACATCAGCCATCCAAAAGTCCTACGACTATTTAATGAAATTTAAGCTCAATAGAATCTATTACATCAGTACATCTTTAGATAAAAATATAACTCCAAGAATTGAGAGAATGGAAACTTTTAAATCCATTCAAGAAAAAACAAATGATTTGAATGAACACATCATAATTTCGGAAGATGTTGCCAATTTAAAAGAAGCAATTTCGAGAAATATGGACCTATCGGTTGATAGGAATGGCGTTATTCTTGCGAACGACTTTGCTTTAGCAGAATTTTTAAGTTTTACAACTGGGCAGAAATTACCGTTGCATGAGAAATTCAAACTAGTCTCAATTGATGATATTCAACTTGCCCAACTGTATCAGCCACCCATCTCAACTATAAAGCAGCCTATAGAAACCATTTCTGAAAACGCTTTAAACTGTTTACTTCAACAGATTAAAAATGAAAAGCATACTTATGATCTTATTAATGAATATGAACCTGTATTAATAGAAAGGTAG
- a CDS encoding TRAP transporter substrate-binding protein, with amino-acid sequence MKKFLFLAIFSIMVLALAACGNGGDEAENQEGSESESEGSEEQASNDGEQYTWSLGHLANEEHIWHNTSEEFASLVEEKTDGQITIEIYPNNQLGGEVDTINSIRAGNADMVITGESMENWSPKAALLAAPYALRDSEHLQTVVEGDVGQEIEEDIVENVGVTPLFYMERAPRNLTSNEPVETPEDLSGFNMRIPNVPLFMDAWSAAGASPQVMDFNEVFTGLQQGVIDGQENPVDLIHSGGLYEVQNYVNETEHVYSWIYVVVGNDQWEEIGEDLQQSVLEAAEEAQAHARELLNEEIDNYRQMLIDEGMEFVEVDKEAFQEAMQPGIENSLDEEQMELYQRIIETE; translated from the coding sequence ATGAAAAAGTTTTTGTTTCTAGCAATTTTCTCAATTATGGTTTTGGCATTAGCAGCGTGTGGCAATGGAGGAGACGAGGCTGAAAACCAAGAAGGCAGTGAAAGTGAAAGCGAGGGTTCTGAGGAACAAGCTAGTAATGATGGAGAGCAGTATACTTGGAGCTTGGGCCATTTGGCAAATGAGGAACACATTTGGCATAATACCTCAGAAGAATTTGCCAGCTTGGTTGAAGAAAAAACAGATGGTCAAATTACAATAGAAATTTATCCTAACAACCAACTTGGTGGCGAAGTGGATACAATTAATAGTATCCGTGCAGGCAATGCAGATATGGTGATTACTGGCGAATCCATGGAAAATTGGTCGCCAAAAGCAGCACTTCTAGCAGCACCTTATGCACTTCGTGATTCAGAGCATCTTCAAACTGTAGTTGAAGGAGATGTAGGTCAGGAAATAGAAGAGGATATCGTCGAAAACGTAGGGGTCACGCCATTGTTTTACATGGAAAGAGCGCCAAGGAACCTAACTTCCAATGAGCCAGTTGAAACACCTGAAGACTTGAGTGGCTTCAATATGAGAATACCTAACGTACCTCTCTTCATGGACGCTTGGAGTGCGGCGGGAGCAAGTCCTCAAGTTATGGATTTTAACGAAGTATTTACTGGACTTCAACAGGGTGTAATCGATGGCCAGGAAAACCCTGTCGATCTGATCCACAGTGGTGGTCTTTATGAAGTCCAAAACTATGTCAATGAAACTGAGCATGTCTACTCTTGGATTTATGTAGTCGTCGGTAATGATCAATGGGAAGAGATAGGTGAAGACTTGCAACAGAGTGTTCTAGAGGCGGCGGAAGAAGCTCAGGCTCATGCAAGAGAGCTTCTTAATGAAGAAATTGACAATTATAGACAGATGCTTATAGATGAAGGTATGGAATTCGTTGAAGTAGATAAGGAAGCATTCCAAGAAGCTATGCAACCAGGAATTGAAAATTCGCTGGATGAAGAGCAAATGGAACTTTATCAGCGTATTATTGAAACAGAATAG
- the uxuA gene encoding mannonate dehydratase, which produces MEMSFRWYGSDDPVKLEDIRQIPQMKGIVSAIYDIPAGEVWPYDEIVKLRDAVAAHGMRLNVIESVPVHEDIKMGRGRRDALIENYKETIRNLAKAGIGTVCYNFMPVFDWTRIELDAPLPDGSNSLKYDEALVKDIDPLSGELTLPGWDLSYQTDDLKEIIDAYQDISEDQLFDNLIYFLERIIPVAEAEDVLMAIHPDDPPWGIFGLPRIITGAPALRKLFDAVPSRHNGITFCTGSYGSTPDNDLFEIIELAKERIHFVHARNVKWTGERSFQETSHSIHDGSLDMVGIVEKLIESGVDVPIRPDHGRMIWGETGRPGYGLYDRALGAAYLNGIIDTVNK; this is translated from the coding sequence ATGGAAATGAGTTTTAGATGGTATGGCTCGGATGATCCGGTGAAGCTTGAAGACATCCGCCAGATTCCACAGATGAAGGGGATCGTATCAGCGATCTATGACATCCCCGCCGGCGAAGTCTGGCCGTATGACGAGATCGTAAAACTGCGGGATGCAGTGGCGGCACACGGCATGCGCCTGAACGTCATCGAATCCGTGCCCGTCCATGAAGACATCAAGATGGGCCGCGGCCGCCGCGATGCATTGATCGAGAACTACAAGGAGACGATCCGCAATCTGGCCAAAGCGGGTATTGGCACTGTCTGCTACAACTTCATGCCGGTATTCGACTGGACACGCATCGAACTCGATGCCCCGCTGCCGGACGGGTCGAATTCCCTGAAGTATGACGAGGCGCTGGTCAAGGACATCGATCCGTTGAGCGGCGAACTCACGCTGCCGGGCTGGGACCTGTCCTATCAGACGGACGACCTGAAGGAAATCATCGATGCCTACCAGGACATCAGTGAAGACCAGCTGTTCGACAACCTGATCTACTTCCTCGAGCGCATCATTCCGGTCGCAGAGGCGGAGGATGTCCTCATGGCCATCCACCCGGACGATCCACCATGGGGCATCTTCGGCCTGCCGCGCATCATCACCGGCGCGCCGGCCCTCCGGAAGCTGTTCGATGCCGTGCCGAGCAGGCACAACGGCATCACGTTCTGTACCGGATCCTACGGCTCCACGCCGGACAACGACCTGTTCGAGATCATCGAGCTCGCCAAGGAACGCATCCACTTCGTCCATGCCAGAAACGTCAAGTGGACTGGGGAGCGCTCCTTCCAGGAGACGTCCCACTCCATCCATGACGGATCCCTGGATATGGTAGGCATCGTCGAAAAGCTCATCGAGAGTGGTGTCGACGTGCCGATCCGTCCGGACCACGGCCGCATGATCTGGGGTGAGACGGGCAGACCGGGCTACGGCCTCTATGACCGTGCACTGGGTGCCGCCTACCTGAACGGCATCATCGATACAGTAAACAAGTAA
- a CDS encoding MarR family transcriptional regulator codes for MRIEQEFFEAYMAIYRPYINRANSVLSTYKLYSSQWLILKDIEKNGTTTSVDVSRRRGIEKPTATKVIKHLLELGLIQSHQGEDRRIKYLTMTEEGKRLYDEVSDKMNQMQQEVLKDFEIDEVQELIASLRRMNL; via the coding sequence GTGCGTATCGAACAGGAATTTTTTGAAGCCTATATGGCAATATACCGCCCTTATATCAACCGGGCAAACAGTGTCCTGTCGACATATAAGCTGTACAGTTCCCAGTGGCTGATACTGAAGGATATCGAAAAGAATGGTACGACGACCTCAGTGGATGTGAGCCGGCGGCGGGGAATCGAGAAGCCGACGGCGACGAAAGTGATCAAGCATCTGCTTGAACTCGGCCTCATCCAATCTCATCAGGGAGAAGATCGCCGTATTAAATATTTGACGATGACGGAGGAAGGAAAGCGCCTTTACGACGAAGTCAGCGATAAGATGAATCAGATGCAGCAAGAAGTGCTGAAGGATTTTGAAATTGACGAGGTTCAAGAGCTGATTGCATCACTCAGGAGAATGAACTTATAG
- the uxuA gene encoding mannonate dehydratase, with product MEMTFRWFGDQNDSVNLSDIRQIPNVKGIVWTLLNQPVGEAWPEEEIAREVSKIKENGFHPEVVESLNIHEDIKLGKPTRDDYIKKYIDTMEILSKHGVRVICYNFMPVFDWIRTDLERPLEDNSTAMHYEHKILDDMSPKDLIHNMKENTSFELPGWEKEKLDIIQDLFKAYESVTRESLWDNLQYFLEAVIPKAEELDIRLAIHPDDPPWSLFNLPRIISNERDINRLINLYPSTHNGFTFCTGSLGANRDNDLVEIAKKYVDHIFFAHIRNIRYLNDTDFVETSHRECDGNIPILSVLETLYRNDFKYYIRPDHGRQLWNEECRPGYGLYDRALGIMYMNGIIDHLDKEDKK from the coding sequence ATGGAGATGACATTCAGATGGTTTGGAGATCAAAACGACTCTGTAAACCTTTCAGATATAAGACAGATACCGAATGTTAAAGGAATTGTTTGGACGCTATTAAATCAGCCTGTAGGAGAGGCTTGGCCAGAAGAGGAGATCGCCCGAGAGGTGTCGAAAATCAAAGAAAATGGTTTTCATCCGGAGGTGGTCGAGAGCCTGAATATTCATGAAGATATTAAACTGGGTAAGCCTACGAGGGATGACTATATTAAGAAATATATAGATACGATGGAAATTTTGTCAAAGCATGGGGTTAGAGTGATTTGCTATAATTTCATGCCGGTTTTCGATTGGATAAGAACAGACTTGGAGAGGCCACTCGAGGATAATTCGACAGCAATGCATTATGAGCATAAAATATTGGATGATATGAGTCCAAAAGACCTTATTCATAACATGAAAGAGAATACTTCTTTTGAACTTCCAGGTTGGGAGAAGGAGAAGTTGGACATAATTCAAGATTTGTTTAAAGCTTATGAAAGTGTCACGAGGGAAAGTCTTTGGGATAACTTACAATACTTTTTGGAAGCAGTAATACCTAAAGCGGAAGAACTGGATATAAGATTAGCAATTCATCCTGACGATCCACCATGGTCACTATTTAATTTGCCCAGAATCATCTCCAATGAAAGAGACATCAATAGACTGATTAATTTGTATCCGAGTACCCACAACGGTTTTACTTTTTGCACAGGTTCCCTCGGGGCCAATAGGGATAACGATCTAGTGGAAATAGCTAAAAAATATGTTGACCATATATTTTTTGCGCATATTCGCAATATCAGATATTTAAATGACACGGATTTTGTTGAAACTTCGCATAGAGAATGTGACGGAAACATTCCAATTTTATCAGTCTTAGAAACACTATATAGAAATGATTTCAAATATTATATACGACCTGATCATGGAAGACAATTATGGAATGAAGAGTGTAGACCTGGATATGGGCTGTATGACAGAGCGCTTGGCATAATGTATATGAATGGAATCATCGATCATCTTGATAAGGAGGATAAAAAATGA
- a CDS encoding zinc-binding alcohol dehydrogenase family protein, with protein sequence MKQILVKEPNQIEVVEAEEVVNIENNEVKVKVLYAGLCGSDVHIFEGHNPFATYPRIIGHEVMGTVEKVGADVTSLELGDQVVLEPIKTCGKCKPCKIGRPNICEKLQVYGVHRDGGMQDSFVIESDKLHKVSSEVEPEKAVLTEPLTIGAQASFRGEVGEGDTVLIQGAGTIGLCCLLIAKYKGATVIVSDLDEGKLSFAKEKGADYTINVGEYNLLDEVYKLTDDKGVDVSMDAVGINATFENAIKSCAPAGKVVVLGFEEKPAQVSQVDITKGELDIRGSRLQTHQFPFVVDLLERNLINVEDIVTHIKDKDEITEALELFKDDNSRKILIKF encoded by the coding sequence ATGAAACAAATTCTAGTAAAAGAACCTAATCAGATTGAAGTTGTCGAAGCAGAAGAAGTTGTGAATATAGAAAACAATGAAGTTAAGGTAAAAGTCTTATATGCCGGACTATGCGGATCAGATGTCCATATCTTTGAGGGGCATAATCCATTTGCGACGTATCCAAGAATTATTGGTCATGAGGTGATGGGCACAGTTGAAAAAGTGGGTGCTGACGTTACAAGCCTTGAACTGGGTGACCAAGTAGTACTTGAGCCAATTAAAACATGTGGAAAATGTAAGCCATGCAAAATTGGTCGTCCGAACATCTGCGAGAAACTGCAAGTCTATGGTGTACACAGAGATGGAGGGATGCAAGATTCATTTGTAATTGAGAGTGACAAGTTGCATAAGGTTTCTTCTGAAGTAGAACCGGAAAAAGCAGTCCTTACAGAGCCTTTGACAATTGGTGCACAGGCTTCTTTTAGAGGAGAAGTAGGGGAGGGTGACACTGTGCTCATTCAAGGTGCTGGCACCATCGGACTCTGTTGTCTTTTAATAGCCAAGTATAAGGGAGCAACGGTGATCGTCTCGGATTTGGATGAAGGTAAACTTTCATTTGCCAAAGAAAAGGGGGCAGATTATACCATTAATGTAGGGGAATATAATTTGTTGGATGAAGTTTATAAATTAACTGATGACAAAGGTGTAGATGTGTCGATGGATGCCGTGGGCATCAATGCAACCTTTGAAAATGCAATCAAATCCTGTGCGCCAGCAGGTAAAGTGGTTGTGCTAGGTTTTGAGGAAAAACCGGCACAGGTGAGTCAGGTGGATATAACAAAAGGTGAACTCGATATACGGGGTTCAAGACTTCAGACACATCAATTCCCATTTGTCGTTGATCTACTGGAACGGAATCTGATCAATGTGGAGGATATTGTGACTCATATTAAAGATAAAGACGAGATTACAGAAGCCTTAGAGCTTTTTAAAGATGATAACAGCAGGAAGATTCTTATTAAATTTTAG
- a CDS encoding Ldh family oxidoreductase, producing the protein MSTVTINVKEARRKAVKKFTDLGLGKKHACVVTEVLLHADQRGVSSHGLMRIEHYLERIRQGGLNISPNVTFEDTSGSSFICDGDDGMGHYIVNCAVDYALEKAEEQGVVMGLIKKSSHCGALSYFVKEIAEQGYIGIMLSQTDTIAVPFKGTSPYFGSNPIAFGFPKGKQEYPTIIDMATTEVALGKVLHAQDNGSQIPYGWGTDEEGRETDNPNEIKYLKHFGGPKGYALAFAIDVLTGILGNESYGTNIPSMYKELGKFRNLSQSIIVINPKMFGDNLLFEKLLQQMETELKDIPTSDGSKVKVPGDIEKDKAVGSDEVVINNKLYKFLNGEEEQ; encoded by the coding sequence ATGTCAACGGTAACAATCAATGTGAAGGAAGCAAGAAGAAAAGCAGTTAAAAAGTTCACTGATTTAGGATTGGGTAAAAAACACGCCTGTGTCGTTACAGAGGTCCTTCTGCATGCCGATCAAAGAGGCGTCTCCTCCCACGGTTTAATGAGGATCGAGCATTATCTGGAAAGAATTCGTCAAGGAGGGTTGAATATCTCACCCAATGTGACGTTCGAAGATACATCGGGCTCATCATTTATATGCGATGGTGATGACGGCATGGGGCATTATATAGTGAACTGTGCAGTAGACTATGCATTGGAAAAAGCCGAGGAACAGGGAGTTGTTATGGGGCTTATCAAAAAGAGCAGTCATTGCGGTGCTTTGTCATACTTTGTCAAAGAAATAGCTGAACAGGGATATATAGGAATAATGCTCAGTCAAACAGATACTATTGCAGTGCCATTTAAAGGTACTTCTCCATATTTCGGAAGTAACCCTATAGCTTTTGGTTTTCCAAAAGGTAAACAAGAATATCCGACAATAATTGATATGGCTACGACTGAGGTAGCGCTAGGAAAAGTTTTACACGCACAGGATAACGGCTCTCAAATACCATATGGTTGGGGGACGGATGAAGAGGGTCGAGAAACAGATAACCCTAATGAAATAAAATATCTAAAGCATTTTGGTGGCCCAAAAGGTTATGCACTGGCATTTGCAATTGATGTACTTACTGGCATATTAGGGAACGAATCCTATGGTACAAATATTCCGTCCATGTATAAAGAATTGGGTAAGTTTCGAAATCTATCTCAGAGCATAATCGTCATTAATCCAAAAATGTTTGGAGATAATCTTTTATTCGAAAAACTGCTGCAGCAAATGGAGACAGAGTTAAAGGATATCCCTACCTCTGACGGCTCGAAGGTTAAAGTTCCTGGTGATATTGAAAAGGACAAGGCAGTTGGGTCTGATGAAGTAGTTATCAATAATAAGCTTTACAAATTTTTGAATGGGGAGGAAGAACAATGA
- a CDS encoding TRAP transporter small permease, translating into MKFAKVFFRLLEKVLSFLTIISFIGLVAVVLLQIGARFTTTSFIWTEETTRYLFLFTIAFGAGLGVIKNEYMGIDFILEIFSEKGRALYLRSTYVIMIITNGIIAYYGYEFILLGQGQDTSTLGFSMAYIHLSIFLMAFFIMIFYIEKLIDKDVNLQ; encoded by the coding sequence ATGAAATTTGCAAAAGTTTTCTTTAGATTACTTGAAAAAGTTCTCTCATTTTTGACTATAATCTCTTTTATTGGTCTCGTAGCAGTAGTCTTATTGCAGATAGGAGCCAGGTTTACAACTACATCTTTTATTTGGACTGAAGAAACTACAAGATATCTGTTTTTATTCACCATCGCTTTTGGAGCAGGATTAGGTGTCATTAAGAACGAATATATGGGCATCGACTTCATTCTTGAAATATTTTCAGAAAAGGGAAGAGCGTTATATTTAAGGTCTACTTATGTGATTATGATCATAACCAACGGTATTATTGCTTATTATGGTTATGAATTCATTCTACTAGGCCAAGGTCAAGACACTTCAACTTTAGGGTTTAGTATGGCATATATTCATCTTTCAATTTTCCTTATGGCATTTTTTATAATGATCTTTTATATTGAGAAACTTATTGATAAGGATGTGAATTTGCAATGA
- a CDS encoding MFS transporter, whose product MQNKDYSNDGIWTKEFVVIFMYHFIIMFAMYVSMVTIGSFAIDNYNASASTAGLVASIFIIGVLAGRALTGQQINRLGARRLLYIGTILFFATYALYFIDGSLSLLIITRFLNGFATGLISTALNTLATISVPERRRGEGISYFSLSFVLGSAIGPFLGFLLADTIPYNVMLLIVAVLVLIVAMTIPMIRTNNIKRPMKPTVKGFKMVDRDALPMGFSILFMGLAYAGVLSFLNMYAQEVDLVTAASFFFIVYAISITLTRPFTGKLMDQKGANIVLYPAFILMAIGFFMLGSATTGLVLLASSILIGFGYGNFQSIAQTVCVNLASRENVGLATSTYFIMLEIGLGFGPFFLGFLVPSLGYGGLYQFLVISVLIAMGIFHFVYGRHESAEKHMSQQDLK is encoded by the coding sequence TTGCAGAATAAAGATTATTCAAATGATGGAATCTGGACAAAGGAATTTGTTGTCATATTCATGTACCATTTCATCATCATGTTTGCCATGTATGTGTCCATGGTCACGATTGGAAGTTTCGCAATCGACAATTACAATGCTTCTGCCAGTACGGCGGGTCTAGTAGCAAGCATTTTCATCATAGGAGTGCTCGCTGGTCGTGCATTGACGGGCCAGCAAATCAACCGCTTGGGTGCGCGGCGTCTTCTCTATATAGGAACGATCTTATTCTTTGCAACATATGCCCTTTATTTTATCGATGGGAGTTTGTCACTGCTCATCATCACACGTTTCCTCAATGGTTTTGCCACCGGGCTGATCAGTACCGCACTCAACACATTGGCGACCATATCCGTTCCAGAAAGGCGTCGGGGAGAGGGGATTAGCTACTTCAGTCTGAGCTTTGTACTCGGATCGGCAATCGGTCCGTTCCTTGGCTTCCTATTGGCAGATACCATCCCATACAACGTGATGCTGCTGATTGTTGCAGTACTGGTGCTGATTGTGGCCATGACCATTCCGATGATCCGTACGAACAACATCAAACGTCCAATGAAGCCGACTGTAAAAGGTTTCAAGATGGTCGACCGCGATGCACTGCCGATGGGCTTCTCAATTCTGTTCATGGGCCTTGCGTACGCAGGCGTGCTGTCCTTCCTGAACATGTATGCACAGGAAGTGGATCTCGTGACTGCAGCAAGTTTCTTCTTCATCGTCTATGCCATATCCATTACATTGACGCGTCCATTTACAGGTAAACTGATGGACCAGAAAGGCGCCAACATCGTCCTGTACCCTGCATTCATATTGATGGCGATAGGATTCTTCATGCTTGGAAGTGCCACGACGGGGCTGGTCCTCCTGGCTTCCAGCATCCTCATCGGTTTCGGTTACGGAAACTTCCAGTCCATTGCCCAGACTGTCTGTGTCAACCTGGCTTCCCGGGAGAACGTAGGGCTTGCGACCAGCACATATTTCATCATGCTAGAAATAGGCTTGGGATTCGGGCCATTCTTCCTTGGGTTCCTTGTTCCATCACTCGGTTATGGCGGGCTCTATCAGTTCCTCGTCATTTCCGTGCTCATTGCGATGGGCATATTCCATTTCGTCTACGGTCGTCATGAGAGTGCCGAGAAGCATATGTCGCAGCAGGATTTGAAATAG
- a CDS encoding SDR family oxidoreductase produces the protein MSYFEGKNVVVTGGTGILCKAMAEFLVKEGANVAVLSRGEEAGLSVEEELSGQLGKCKFIQCDVLDEDSVKNAKKNFNETFGTCNILINGAGGNNPKASTTFETHTDATVEGQGFKDLDLKSFSKTMDLNFMGTVIPTQIFAEDMVDDGNGTILNISSMSAFAPMTKVPAYSAGKASINNFTQWLAVYYGEANIRVNAIAPGFFITKQNHDLLIDSNGKYTERAQKILNNTPMNRFGDPQDLIGPVKWLLNDEESNFVTGVVVPIDGGFMAYSGV, from the coding sequence ATGAGTTACTTTGAAGGCAAGAATGTAGTAGTAACTGGAGGTACAGGGATATTGTGCAAGGCAATGGCTGAGTTTCTTGTGAAGGAAGGTGCCAACGTAGCCGTTTTATCAAGAGGGGAAGAAGCGGGGCTTTCGGTCGAAGAGGAACTGTCTGGTCAGCTTGGTAAATGTAAATTCATTCAGTGTGATGTTTTGGATGAAGATTCAGTGAAAAATGCTAAGAAGAATTTTAATGAAACTTTCGGTACGTGCAATATCTTAATAAATGGGGCTGGAGGCAACAATCCAAAAGCCTCCACAACATTCGAAACTCATACTGATGCAACTGTTGAAGGACAGGGATTTAAAGATTTGGATTTGAAAAGTTTTTCCAAGACCATGGATCTTAATTTCATGGGTACCGTAATTCCTACACAAATATTTGCAGAAGATATGGTTGATGATGGAAACGGCACTATATTAAACATCAGTTCAATGAGTGCTTTCGCTCCAATGACGAAAGTTCCTGCCTATAGTGCAGGAAAAGCCTCAATAAATAACTTTACCCAATGGCTGGCAGTATACTACGGGGAAGCTAATATTAGAGTAAATGCAATTGCGCCTGGTTTTTTCATTACTAAACAGAACCATGATCTATTGATAGATTCTAATGGAAAATATACAGAAAGAGCTCAAAAGATTCTGAACAATACACCAATGAATAGGTTTGGCGATCCGCAAGATTTGATTGGCCCAGTAAAATGGTTATTGAATGATGAGGAGTCTAACTTTGTAACTGGAGTTGTAGTTCCGATAGACGGAGGATTCATGGCTTATTCAGGAGTCTGA